The following is a genomic window from Fundidesulfovibrio soli.
AACGGGGTCCACCTGGGCCTGTATGAGCAGTTCCTGAGCGCCCCGGCGGCCCATGCGCTGCACGATGTAGCCCTGGATGTCAGCCCCGAGCTGGAGTTTGCGCGCACGGGTCCGAATGGCCACGGCGGCCTGGCGCAGTTCCTCCTGGTCTTCGATGTCGAGCACCACGCCGCCTACGTCGAAGGGCTGGGGGATGTCGGGCGAGAAGATTTTGAGCGCCACGGGGAAGCCCAACTCCTCGGCGGCGGAGGATACCTCCTCCACGGTCTTGACCAGCTTGGAGCGGATCACCGGGATGCCGTAGGAAGCCAGCACCACCTTGGCCTCGGGCTCCGTAAGCTCGGAGCGCCCGGCCTCCAGCACGGAGAGCACCACGCCCTGGGCGCCGTCCGTGTCGGGGCTGAAGCCCGCGGGCAGGTCCGCGGGCATCTCCATGAGCAGTTCCTGGGTGCGGCGATGGTTGGCCATGTCCATGAAGGCGCGCACGGCGGTGTCCGGCGTGGCGTAGCTCGGGATGCCCGCCTGGTTGAAGAGCGCCCTGGCGGATTCGGCCACCGCATGCCCCATCCAGCAGGTGAACACCGGGCGCTGGCTCTTGGAGGATGTCTGGACCACGGCCTGAGCCACGTCGTCCCCGGTGACGGAGGCGAAGGGCACGTGCATCACCAGGATGGCGTTGGGCTCCTTGTCCTTGAGCAGGGCGGTGAGAACCTGGGAATAAAGATCGGGCGTGGCGGTGAGGCCCATGTCCACGATGCCGTCGCGCATCCAGTTGGGGCCGATGAGCTCGCGCAGGTGGGCGGAGGTCTGTTCGGAGAGGGTGGCCAGCTTGCCGCCGCCCTCCACCAGGGTGTCCGCCGCCATGACCCCGATGGACCCGCCGTTGGTCAGTATGGCCAGCTTGTCGCCCTTGAGCTGCTGGGTGCGCGCCAGGGTCTGGGCCGCGTCGAACAGCGCGTCGATCTCGAACACGCGCAGCATGCCCGCGCGGCGGAAGGCTTCGTGGTAGACCTCGTCCAGGCCCTGGCCCGGCTTGGCGATGGGTTCGCCGCCGGGGCCGCGCCTGCGCCCGGGCTTGACCACCAGCACGGGTTTGTTGCGCGCGGCGGCGCGGGCCGCGCTCATGAAGGTGCGGGCGTCGCCCACGGATTCGATGAAGAGCAGGATGGAGCGCGTGTTGGGGTCGGAGGAGAGGTAGTCGAAGAGGTCCTGGTATTCCAGGTCCAGCCGGTCGCCCAACGACACCACGCAGGAGAAGCCGATGCGGTGCGCCCTGGCCCAGTCGAGCACGCCGGTGAACAGGGAGGCCGACTGCGAGACGAAGGCGATGCGGCCCTTGGGCGGGTCCGCCTTGACCAGGCTGGCGTTGAGCCCGATGGGGGGGATGATCAGCCCCAGGCCGGACGGCCCCAGGATGCGGATGCCTTCCTCCTCGGCGGAGGAGAGCATCTTTTCCTGTATTTCCCACTTTTCGCCCGCCGACAGCCGGGTGTAGCCGGGGCAGAGGGCCACGGCTGCCTTCACGCCGCGCCTGCCCAGGCGATAGAGGTATTCAGGGGCGGTGTCCGGCGGGGTGCAGATGATGGCCAGGTCGGGCGTAAGCGGGAGGGTGTCCACGCTTTTGTAGGCGTCCACGCCCAGTATCTTGTCCTCGTCAGGGGAGAGGGGCATCACCGGGCCCAGAAAGGCCCCGCCCAGGAGGTTCTCCATGACCACGCGGCCGACGTGGCCTTCCTCGTTGGTGGCACCGACGACTGCGACGGAAGTGGGCTTGAACAGCCCTTCGAGATTGGCAACGCTCATGGTTCGCCGCTTGTTGATGTCCGGGGGTTGCGCTATAACTTTCGGGCGATTGCGGACCGACCGGATTCCGGCCGCCGGTCGCGGACACGTCGGCAGCAGGATAGTAGGCCGCCACCGATCCGGCAAGCCTCTTTTAGCAAACGCCAAGGAGAGCCATGAACCCTCACGACCGCGAACGCTTCTGGAGCGACCGAGCCAGCGAACTTCTGGCCTGGCGCACCCCGTGGGAAAAGGCCTGCCCCGACACGTTCACCTCGCCCTCCGGCTGGTTCAAAGGGGCGGCCATCGACGTGTGCGCCAACTGCCTGGACCGCCACGTGGATGCCGGGCGCGACGACGTGCCCGCCCTGATCTGGCAGGGCGAGCCCGAGAACCAGGCCGTGGTCCACACCTATGGGGCCCTGCTGGACCAGGTGCGCCGCGCGGCCGTGGTGCTGGCCGGGCTCGGGGTGAGCAAGGGCTGCGTGGTCGGCCTGAGCCTGCCCGCCCTGCCCGAGCTGGTGGTGGCCACCCTGGCCCTTGCCCGGCTGGGCGCGGTGCACCTGACGTTCCCCGCGGGGCTCTCCCCGGCCGTGGTCTCCGAGCGGATGGCGGCCTGCGGGGCCATGCTCTTTATCACGGCGGACGGATATTTCAAGGCCGGGCGGGCAGTGCCCATCATCCAGCCCGAGGGCGGCCCCCGGAGGGTGGTGGTCCGGCGCACGAGCCAGGCCCCCGAGTCGCTGCGCGAGGGCGACCTCTGGTGGCACGAACTCATGGAGGCGCACGCCGTTGTCCCGGCCTTGCCCGGGGCCGTTCACGGCGCGGACGACCCCCTGTTCATCCTCTACACCTCCGGTTCGTCGGGGCATCCCAAGGGCGTGGTGCACGCCGCGGGCGGCTTCCTGGCCGGGTGCGCCCACTCCGCGCGCCATGCTTTCGGCGTCGGCCCGGGCATGACCATGTGGTGCCTCTCGGAGCCGGGCTGGATCATGAACATGGCCTACGCGCTCTACGCGCCGCTCTGCCTGGGCGCCACGACGCTCCTCTACGAGGGCTCGCCCCTGCACCCCAAGCCGGACCGCCTCTGGCGCATCGCCCAGAAGCATCAGGTGGCCACGCTCATAACCACGCCCGCGCTCACCGGGCAGCTCATGCGCGAGGGCGAGGCCTGGCCCGCCGGGCGGGACCTGCCCGCGCTCAAGCTCATCGTCAGCGTGGGCGAGAAGCTCACCCCCGAGAACCGGCAGTGGCTGGCCCGCGCCGTGGGCAAGGGCCGCGCCCCGGTGGTGGACACCTGGGGCCAGACCGAGACCGGCGGCGTGCTCATGCTCTCCGGCAGCCGGGGCGGGCTCACGCCCCTGCCCGGCGTGGAGGCGTCCATGAACCTGCAGGGCCACCTGGCCCTGGACGCGCCCTGGCCGTCCATGGCCTCGGCGCTGGTGGGCCAGCGGCTGGAAGCCGGATCATCCTACGATACGGGCGACCTGGTGCAGACGACCCCGGACGGCGCGTTCGTGATTCTGGGCCGCGCGGGCATCGCCGGGGCGGACCTGCCCGTGGCCGCCGTGGAGGCCGCCGTGGCCGCGCACTCCTGCGTGGCCGAGGCCGCGGCTGTGGGCTCGGGCGACACCGTGGTGGTCTACGTCACGCTGCGCGCCGAGGCCGGGGAGCCATTCGGCCTGGAGGAGGATCTGGAGCGGGCCGTGCGCGCCGAGGTGGAGGAATTCGCCGGGACGCTGTGCATCCGCGTGGTGGAGGAGCTGCCCAAGACCCGCTCCGGCAAGATCGCGCGGCAAGCCCTGCGCGGTGCCGCCGAGGGCCGCATGGGCGATACGTCCGCGCTGGCCGACCCCTCGGTGCTGGCCTCGCTGCTGGAGGATCCGGGCAAGCTGTTCTGATGCGTGACTTTGGTGGCGGCAGCCCCGAGGTCAGGATATTATGGTCGATTGCAAGGCGCGGCGTTCTGCCGCGCCTTTCTTTTGGGGCGGGGCAGGGTGTGGCAAGAAATGTGGGGCGCTGCCCCACGCCCCGCAAGGGGGCGTGGCCCCCTTGACCCGCAAATATCAACCGATGGACGCAGTGGTTGGAGCGAGGGTTCATGGCTCCCAGTTGACGTTTGTACCAAGGCGGGAAACGTCGACCTGTCGCCTGCTCGGTGGCGGGGGATAGAACGTGAATGATATGGGATTCCAAAGGGAGGAACTCCCTTTGGCGGGGTCCAGGGGCAGCGCCCCTGGCCGCCGGAGGCTCTTTCTCCCCCGGTCCAACTCCGGGATCTAGGCCACTTCCTGCTGCAGGTCGGCCCCGGGCAGTGCGGGCAGCTCTTCCAGGCAGGGGTGCACCGCCGGGCGCACGCCACGCTTGGCGCGGGCCAGTTCCCGGCTGCCGATGGGATCGAAGCCGCGCAGGGTGGTGGCGTTCACGTTGCGCAGCACGTCCAGCACGGCGCGCAGGCTCAGGGTGAACATCTCGTCCAGGTCATGCCAGCCGTCGGGCAGGGGCATCAGGCGCTGGGCCAGCATCAGCGAGCGGTTCCAGCCGGGCAGGAAGCTGAGGCGCTCGCCGCTGCGGAACACGCGCTTGCGGCAGAGGTAGGTGAGGGGATTCTTCTCCAGCGCGCAGACCATGCTGCGGTCCACGGTGCGCTGCAGGCGGCGCGAGAGCTTGCCGGCGCGGCAGAGCCCCCCGGTGAGGCGCGAGTCGGCCTGCATCTCGATGTAGACGTGGGTCGGCCCCGAGGGCAGGTGCGTGGAGGCCAGCACGCCGGGCACGTAGATGGAATGGGCCACCACGTCGGCGGCCAGGTGGCTGGCGTAGCCCAAGGCGTGGGACATGAGCTGCGGGGTGTGCGCGGCCTCCAGAAGGCGGTCGGCAGCGTCCCAGTTGTGGCTGTGGCCGGGGCGCACGCGGGTGCCCTTGCCCACGAAGAAGTCGGCGCTCAGGCAGCCGTAGGAGAACGAGTTGGGAAACTGGGCCAGCACGCCCGCCACATGCACGGGCAGCAGATCAAGGTTGGCCAGCACGAAACGGGCGGCGGCGGTGTGCACCCCGGGACCCCAGGCCAGCGCGTCGGCGGGCATGGCCAGCAGGGCGGCAAGGGCACAAAGGAAGACAGAAAACAGTATCAAGGCGCGCCTCCACCTGTATCGTGAACGGGGTCTTTGTATGCCCGTTCGAGCGTGTGTCAAGTGACAGAGCGTTCAGGCTGCGTAAATTGTTACACTGGATGGAAATTTTCAATGATTCGTGAGGGTCAATTCAAGCGCGGCGATTCGTGCGGGCGGGTGCCCCAGGGCGCTCGGCGTGAGGCGTCGCCGATGGCGGCAAAAGGGCGGCCCGCCATCCTCGCGCGGGCGGGGAGGCGGGCCGGGAAAGCGTGGGCCAGACGGGCTACTGCTGGGCGGGCGCGGGAGCGGCGGCCTTGGGGGCGCGGCGCTTGCCCTTGGCCTGGCCGAGCTCGTCCTTGGTGAGGGTGCCGTCGCTGTTGGCGTCGAGCTTGATGAAGCGCATTTCGGCGCGTTTCTTGGCCGCGTTCAGGAACTCTTCCTTGCTGATCTTGCCATCGCCGTTGGTGTCCATGGCCTGGAAGGCCTTCTCGCCCTTGGGGGCGGCGGGGGCGTCGTCCTGGGCGGAGGCGGCCGAGCCCAGGCCGAGGACCAGGCCGAGCGCCAGAACCGTTGCAATCGAGCGTTTCATGAGAGGCTCCTTCCGATACAAATTTACAGCACTATACAGGCTGTGCCGAAATATGTCCAGGGGGAGCGCTAGGGATTGATCTTCATGAACTTGCGCGACTTGAGGAAGAAGTACGCGACCACGCTGAAGGTGATCACCGGCGAGACCCAATGGGGAATGTGCACCCCGAAGGCGTCGAAGATCATGATCCCGCCCAGGAAGAGCACCGAGTACATGGCTCCGTTCTTGAGGAAGCGGTAGCGCTTGATGCTCTCAACGTTGCGCACGGTGAGCTCGCGCACCACGAACGCGCCCAGGCCGTTGCCCACCAGGATGAGCGGCACAGAGAGCGTGAAGGCGAAGGCCCCCAGCACCCCGTCGATGGAGAAGGTGGCGTCGATGATCTCCAGGTAGAGGATCTTGGCGATGTCGGACTTGTGGGAGTGCAGCAGCTCCTGCTCGCTCTGCTCGGCGTTCTGCTTGAAGCCGTGGGTGATGAAGAAGGCCGTGGAGCCGACCACCGCGCCGAAGGCCAGGGCGTCGTCGATCTTCATGGCGTGCCAGACCACCACGGTGAGCAGCACCGAGGCCAGGGCGTAGAACCAGACCCCCTGGCGCATCAGGAAGCGCTCACCGGGCAGGCCGAAGTTTTTTTCCTCCAGGAAGGCCCAGTGCAGGAAGAGCATCACCAGGAAGATGCCGCCGCCCATGAGCAGCACCGGAGCGGAGCTGTCCACGGCCTGCATCACGCGCGGGTCGGAGGAGAAGGTGGCGGTCATGGCCTCCCAGGGGCCGATGCCCGGCGTGACCACCCAGACGATGAGCCAGGGCAGCAGCCCGCGCACCGCGAACACCGCGATGATGATGCCCCATACCAAAAACCAGCGCCGGTATTTCGGGCGCATGGTGGAGAGCACTTCGGCGTTGATGATGGCGTTGTCGATGGAGCTGATGGTCTCGAACAGGCACAGGCCCGTGACCGTGAGAACGATGCTGAATATGTCCATGGGCGCTCGGTAGCTCAAAACGCTGTCAGCCTCAAGCGCCCAGTGGGGCCGCTGTGGGGCGGAGCAGGGGGGCAGGACCTAGCCCGGTGGATAAGGCAAGCTATTCAGGCCGAATACGGAGCGGAGGGCGAGCCCGGAGGGGGCGGGCCCCGAGCCTAGAGCACCAGCTTGACGCCGATGGCCAGCAGCGTGGCGCCGCCCAGCAGCTCGGCGTAGCGGCTCACGGCGGTCAGGTGGCCGATCATGCAGCCCAGGCGAACGCCCAGCCCGGCCACGATGAAGCAGATCACCCCGATGACCAGCGCCGGGAACCAGATGGGCTGTCCCAGCACGGAGAAGCTCAGGCCCACGGCCAAGGCGTCTATGCTGGTGGCCACGGCCAACAGCAACAGCTGACCTCCCCTGGTGGGGTCCTTGGGCGGGCAGCTGTCGTCGGCTTCTTCCGTGTGCAGGCCCTCCCAGATCATCTTGCCGCCCACGAAGGCCAGCATGGCGAAGGCCACCCAGGAAGCGTAGGACTCCACGAAGGAGCGCACGACCAGGCCCAGGAACCAGCCGGCGACGGGCATGGCGGCCTGGAAGAAGCCGAACGCGCCCGCCATGCGCAGAGCCTGGACCGTGGTGGGGGTGCGCAGGCAGATGCCGGTGGCCAGTGAGACGGCGAAGGCGTCCATGGCCAGGGCAAGGGCCAGGGCCAGAAGGGTGAGAAATGGCATGCGATGTCCTTGGGTGCGGGTCGGGGCGCGAGGATGCCAAATGACGGGCCGATGGTCGAGTGAAAAAGACGCGCTTGACTTGTCTATAGCTTCACACCCCAGCAATGCCCGCGTCACACAACAAGGAGGACAGAAGCATGTCGACGATTCAGGCGAAACGCGTGGTGTTGCAGGATGTCATGGAGCTGTCGGGCACGCCGCGGCAGGTGTTCCCGCTGCTCTGCCCAGTGCTGGAGTATGGCTGGATTCCAGGCTGGAAATGCGTGATGATTCATTCGGACTCAGGCGTTGCCGAGCTGGACTGCATGTTCCGCACGGACTTCCCCGGCGAGGAGGGGCGCGTCTGGCAGGTCAGCCGCTATGAGCCGCCTCAGCGCATAGGGTTCGTGAGCTTCGTTCCGGGCGTCATGACCATCGCGCTGCGCATCGGGCTTGAAGCCGTGGATGGCAATCGCACCAGGGCCGAATGGACGAGGGTGTTTACGGCGCTGTCGGCGCGGGGCGAAGAGCTTCTGGAAGTCTACGCTTCCGGCGGACGGCCGCACTCCATGGCCGCCCTTGAGAACTACCTGGAAACCTATCTGCGCACGGGCCGCATGGCTCCCGCAGCAGGAGAACCGCGTGGCTGAATGGACGGTCGGTAGGCTTGCGAAACGCTTCGGGCTCTCCCGCAGCACGCTGCTCTATTACGACTCCATCGGGCTTCTGCGTCCCAGGCAGCGGGCCTCGGGCGACTACCGCGCCTACGGCGAGGCCGAGGCCTGGAGGCTTGAGCGCATACTGCTCTATCGGAGCCTCGGGTTGAGCCTGGCCGAGATCAAGGCCGCGCTGGACGCCCCGGAGACGGCTGTCTCCCGGGCGTTGGCGGCAAGGCTGAAGGCCCTGGAGCGCGAGGCTGCCGCCGTGCGCGCCAAACAGCGTCTGGCTCTCTCCCTGCTTGGCGGCGGGCCGGAGCTGCCCCCGGCCGGTCTGACCGACCGGGCCTC
Proteins encoded in this region:
- a CDS encoding MerR family transcriptional regulator — translated: MAEWTVGRLAKRFGLSRSTLLYYDSIGLLRPRQRASGDYRAYGEAEAWRLERILLYRSLGLSLAEIKAALDAPETAVSRALAARLKALEREAAAVRAKQRLALSLLGGGPELPPAGLTDRASLTALLEAAGMDREEMLAMHREWERRSPDKHRRLLMLLGFAGEELEDVLRSSREEDLREGE
- a CDS encoding AMP-binding protein, giving the protein MNPHDRERFWSDRASELLAWRTPWEKACPDTFTSPSGWFKGAAIDVCANCLDRHVDAGRDDVPALIWQGEPENQAVVHTYGALLDQVRRAAVVLAGLGVSKGCVVGLSLPALPELVVATLALARLGAVHLTFPAGLSPAVVSERMAACGAMLFITADGYFKAGRAVPIIQPEGGPRRVVVRRTSQAPESLREGDLWWHELMEAHAVVPALPGAVHGADDPLFILYTSGSSGHPKGVVHAAGGFLAGCAHSARHAFGVGPGMTMWCLSEPGWIMNMAYALYAPLCLGATTLLYEGSPLHPKPDRLWRIAQKHQVATLITTPALTGQLMREGEAWPAGRDLPALKLIVSVGEKLTPENRQWLARAVGKGRAPVVDTWGQTETGGVLMLSGSRGGLTPLPGVEASMNLQGHLALDAPWPSMASALVGQRLEAGSSYDTGDLVQTTPDGAFVILGRAGIAGADLPVAAVEAAVAAHSCVAEAAAVGSGDTVVVYVTLRAEAGEPFGLEEDLERAVRAEVEEFAGTLCIRVVEELPKTRSGKIARQALRGAAEGRMGDTSALADPSVLASLLEDPGKLF
- a CDS encoding manganese efflux pump MntP family protein codes for the protein MPFLTLLALALALAMDAFAVSLATGICLRTPTTVQALRMAGAFGFFQAAMPVAGWFLGLVVRSFVESYASWVAFAMLAFVGGKMIWEGLHTEEADDSCPPKDPTRGGQLLLLAVATSIDALAVGLSFSVLGQPIWFPALVIGVICFIVAGLGVRLGCMIGHLTAVSRYAELLGGATLLAIGVKLVL
- a CDS encoding DUF475 domain-containing protein — its product is MDIFSIVLTVTGLCLFETISSIDNAIINAEVLSTMRPKYRRWFLVWGIIIAVFAVRGLLPWLIVWVVTPGIGPWEAMTATFSSDPRVMQAVDSSAPVLLMGGGIFLVMLFLHWAFLEEKNFGLPGERFLMRQGVWFYALASVLLTVVVWHAMKIDDALAFGAVVGSTAFFITHGFKQNAEQSEQELLHSHKSDIAKILYLEIIDATFSIDGVLGAFAFTLSVPLILVGNGLGAFVVRELTVRNVESIKRYRFLKNGAMYSVLFLGGIMIFDAFGVHIPHWVSPVITFSVVAYFFLKSRKFMKINP
- a CDS encoding EF-hand domain-containing protein — its product is MKRSIATVLALGLVLGLGSAASAQDDAPAAPKGEKAFQAMDTNGDGKISKEEFLNAAKKRAEMRFIKLDANSDGTLTKDELGQAKGKRRAPKAAAPAPAQQ
- a CDS encoding zinc dependent phospholipase C family protein, which produces MILFSVFLCALAALLAMPADALAWGPGVHTAAARFVLANLDLLPVHVAGVLAQFPNSFSYGCLSADFFVGKGTRVRPGHSHNWDAADRLLEAAHTPQLMSHALGYASHLAADVVAHSIYVPGVLASTHLPSGPTHVYIEMQADSRLTGGLCRAGKLSRRLQRTVDRSMVCALEKNPLTYLCRKRVFRSGERLSFLPGWNRSLMLAQRLMPLPDGWHDLDEMFTLSLRAVLDVLRNVNATTLRGFDPIGSRELARAKRGVRPAVHPCLEELPALPGADLQQEVA
- a CDS encoding bifunctional acetate--CoA ligase family protein/GNAT family N-acetyltransferase; translated protein: MSVANLEGLFKPTSVAVVGATNEEGHVGRVVMENLLGGAFLGPVMPLSPDEDKILGVDAYKSVDTLPLTPDLAIICTPPDTAPEYLYRLGRRGVKAAVALCPGYTRLSAGEKWEIQEKMLSSAEEEGIRILGPSGLGLIIPPIGLNASLVKADPPKGRIAFVSQSASLFTGVLDWARAHRIGFSCVVSLGDRLDLEYQDLFDYLSSDPNTRSILLFIESVGDARTFMSAARAAARNKPVLVVKPGRRRGPGGEPIAKPGQGLDEVYHEAFRRAGMLRVFEIDALFDAAQTLARTQQLKGDKLAILTNGGSIGVMAADTLVEGGGKLATLSEQTSAHLRELIGPNWMRDGIVDMGLTATPDLYSQVLTALLKDKEPNAILVMHVPFASVTGDDVAQAVVQTSSKSQRPVFTCWMGHAVAESARALFNQAGIPSYATPDTAVRAFMDMANHRRTQELLMEMPADLPAGFSPDTDGAQGVVLSVLEAGRSELTEPEAKVVLASYGIPVIRSKLVKTVEEVSSAAEELGFPVALKIFSPDIPQPFDVGGVVLDIEDQEELRQAAVAIRTRARKLQLGADIQGYIVQRMGRRGAQELLIQAQVDPVFGPFLRFGQGGLAAKLSQDKAVALPPINASLARDLINRTRVAAFLRGLGGRPPANMDAICLTLIQVAQLITDIPQIIEIDLNPIFADSQGVAVLGARIRVAEAMSGGQERLAIRPYPRELEEEAVLKNGRRILIRPIRPEDEPAHYELLKRITPEDLRYRFFGVVRELSHMEMARLTQIDYEREMAFIATAPDEEGHNETLGVVRASTKPDNSQAEFAILVRSDQKGLGMGRLLMEKIIRYCRDRGTAVLSGQALLDNKGMQGLAEKVGFDVWRNTDEDIADMRLELNKR